ATGCTTCCCATGACACGCCTGATCGCGGCTCTGCTCGCCACCAACCTGCTAACAGGCTGCACCGTCGGGCCGGATTACCGCAAACCCGATGTTGCGCTGACCGCCGCCTATCACACGCAAACCGCCATCGCCCCGGCGGAAGCGCAATGGTGGAAGCGCTTTAACGATCCTGTGCTGGATGGGCTTGTCGATCAGGCACTGGCCCAGAACATGGACATTGCCGCAGCCGCCGCGCGGATCAATCAGGCGCGCGGACTCGCCAAGGCGGCAGGCGCGGCCCTGCTGCCCACGGTGGGCGTGGGCGCTTCGGCGGAGCGCGACCATACATCCCTGCAGACGCCCTTCGGCGCCGCCTCGCGCGAATTGGGTTTCCCGCGGGATTATTCGCTTTATCAGGCAGGCGCTCAGGCCAGTTGGGAGATCGATCTCTTCGGCGGCCTGAGGCGCGGGCGTGAAGCGGCGCGGGCCGATCTGGCCTCCACGCTGGCCAATGCCGATGCGGTGCGCCTCAGCATCGCTGCCGAAACGGTCGATGCCTATCTGCAATTGCGCGGGCTTCAGGCGCGGCTGGCGGTGGCGCAGGGCCAGTTGCAGACCGAGAAACAGCTTGTCGATCTGATCCGCCAGCAGAGCGATCAGGGCGTCGCCTCCGACCTGTCACTCAACCGCACTCTGGGCGAGCAGCAGGGCATCGAGGCCTCCATCCCGCCGCTTCAGGCCGCGATCACCGGGCAGATCAACCGGCTTGCCGTGCTGGGCGGCCAGCAGGCAGGCACCGGGGCGGACGCCTTGGCCAATGCCGTGGCGATCCCCCTCGCCCCCGATCCGGGCGGCAGCATCGTGCCTGCCGAACTGATGCGCCGCCGCCCCGATCTGGTCGCGGCGGAGCGGCAGGTCGCCGCCGCCAATGCGCGGATCGGTGTCGCCATGGCCGAGTATTATCCGCATATCTCGCTGGATGGCTTGCTGGGCGTGGCCACGGTGGGCGGGGCCAGCATGTTTACCGGCAATGCGCTTCAGGCCAGCGGCGGCGGCGCCTTGCGCTGGCGGTTGTTCGATTTCGGCAAGGTGGATGCGCAAGTCGCCCAGGCGCGCGGGCGTGAGACCGAGGCACTGGCGCTCTATCGCGGCGCGGTGCTGCATGCCACCGAGGATGTCGAAAATGCCCTCACCCGCCTCGCTCAGGGCCGCGCCGAAATTGCCCTGCGTGAGCAGCAGCTTGCATCGCTCACCAAAGCGCGCGACCAGGCGCGACAAGCCTATGGCGCCGGTGTAGTGTCGCTGATCGATGTCCTTGATGCCGACCGCGCGCTGCTCGCCGCCTCTGACCGACTGGCCATGGCGCGGGCCGACACCGCGCGCGCCAGCGTGGCGGCGATCCGCGCGCTGGGCGGCGGATGGGAGAAAAGGACCTGATGATGAGTGAAAAACTGTCGCATAAGGAACGCACCCGCGCCCGCATCCTCGATGAATCCGCCAAGGCCATGCGCGAACATGGTTTCGACGGCATCGGCGTGGCCGCGCTGATGAAGCGCGCCGGGCTGACCCATGGCGGTTTCTATGCGCATTTCGAGAGCCGCGACGATCTGGTGGCCCATACGATCGACCGCCTGTTCGAGGACAATCGCACCTCTCTGGTGCGTCATCTTGAGCAGCCCGATCTCAAGGCTGGCCTCGCCGCCTATATTGACGATTATCTCTCCGAAGAGCGCATCAACTGGCGCGCGCGCGGCTGCGCCCTGACCTCGCTGATGAGCGAGGTGATCCGCCTGCCGCCCGCAGCACGCACCGCCTTCGCCGCCGGGATCGAGCGTTTCCGCAACCGTCTGCGCGATGTGCTGGTAGCGCTGGGCCATGAGCGGGCCGAGGAAGAGGCCACCTCCGCCCTCTCCGAAATGGTGGGTGCAGCCACGGCGGCGCGGGCCTTTGGCGAGGGCGAGATCGCCTCAGCCTTCCTGCAAACCTCGCGCCAGCAGATCAAGCAGCGGCTGGGGCTGTCCGGCTCTGGCGCCTGACAGCCCTGACCTTGTTCAGTCCGCAGTCCAGCCGCCATCGACGATCAGGCTGGTGCCGGTGATCAGCGCCGAGGCCTCGCTGGCGAGGAACACCACCGGGCCCATCAGATCCTCCACCGTGCCGATGCGGCCCAGCTTGATCTTGGCCAGCACGCTGGCACGGAAGGCTTCGTCCTCGAAATAGGGCCTGGTCATCGGGGTTTCGATAAAGGTCGGCGCGATGGTGTTGGAGCGGATGCCATGCGGCGCCAGATCCAGCGCAAAGGCCTTGTTCATCCCCTCGATCGCCCATTTGCTGGCGCAATAAAGCGAGCGCTTCGGCCCGCCGACATGCCCCATCTGCGATCCCATATGGATCAGGCTGCCCTTGATCCCTTCCGCGATCATCGCCTTCACCGCGCCTTGTGCGACGAAGAAGGCGCTCTTCACATTGAGGTCCAGCACGGTGTCGTAATCACCCTCGCTCACCTCCCACAGGGGCATCGGGCGGTTGGTGCCCGCATTGTTGACCAGCGTGTGGAAGGCCGGGCGCCCGGCAAAGAAGGCCTCGACGGCAGCGAGATCGCTGACATCCAGCACCGCCGCCTGCGCCTGGCCGCCCGCCGCGTTGATGGCGGCCGCGCCCTCTTCGATCTCACGCGCGGTGCGGGCGGCAAGGGTCACCTGCGCGCCCGCCTGCGCCAGAGCGGCGGCGGCGGCAAGGCCAATGCCTCGCCCCGCCCCCGTCACCAGCGCGCGCTGCCCATCGAGCCGGAAAGCCGGGGTTTGGGGCAGCGCTTCCATCAGACTGCCGTCAGTTCGCTGGGCTCGACCTGCCCGGCATAGGGCACGTCGCGATGGCCGAAGCGACGCACGCGGATGTTGGCCTGCTCGCCATGACCGGCAAAGCCTTCCAGCCCGCAGAGGCGGCTGCAATATTCACCGATCAGCGCCGAGGCCTCATCGGTGGTGACGCGCTGATAGGTGCAGGTCTTGAGGAACTTGCCGACCCACAGACCGCCCGTGTAACGCGCCGCCTTCTTGGTGGGCAGCGTGTGGTTGGTGCCGATCACCTTGTCGCCGAAGCTGACATTGGTGCGGTTGCCAAGGAACAGCGCGCCATAGTTGGTCATGTTCTTCAGGAAATAGTCGGGGTCCTGAGTCATCACCTGCACATGCTCGCTGGCGATCTCGTCAGCCACGCGCACCATTTCCTCATAGCTTTCGGCCACGATCACCTCGCCATAGGTTTCCCATGCCTTGCGAGCATGATCCGCCGTGGGCAGAATTTCAAGCAGGCGATCGATTTCCTTCATCGTCGCGCGGGCGAAAGCCTCGCTGTTGGTCAGCAGCACGCCAGGGCTGTCCGGGCCATGCTCGACCTGACCCAGAATGTCGGTGGCGGCCATTTCGGGATCGCAGCCGATTTCGTCGGCAATGATCAGCGTCTCGGTGGGGCCGGCGAACAGATCGATGCCGACGCGACCAAACAGCTGGCGCTTGGCCTCGGCCACAAAGGCATTGCCGGGGCCAACCAGAATATCCACCGGATCGATCGTCTCGGTGCCAATGGCCATGGCGCCGATCGCCTGAATGCCGCCGAGCGCATAGATGGCGTCAGCGCCAGCCAGCGCCTGAGCCGCCACGATAGCGCGGGCAGGCTTGCCCTGAAACGGCGGCGCGCAGGTGATGACGCGCTTCACGCCCGCCACCTTGGCCGTGATGACCGACATATGCGCCGAGGCCAGCAGCGGATACTTGCCGCCCGGCACATAGCAACCCGCCGCATTCACCGGCAGGTTCTTGTGGCCCAGCACCACGCCCGGCAGCGTCTCGACCTCGACATCCTTGATGCTGTCGCGCTGGATCTGGGCGAAATTGCGCACCTGCGTCTGGGCGAATTCGATGTCCTTGCGCTCTTGCGGGGTCAGGCTTTCCACCGCAGCGTCGATCTCGGCCTGAGACAGGCGGTAATCCTCGCGGTCCCAGCCGTCGAACTTGATGCTCATGTCGCGCAGGGCCGCGTCGCCGCGCTTCTCGATATCGGCCAGCGCCGCTTCCACGATATCGCGCACCTTGCGGTCGGCTTCTGCCTTCACCTCGGCTGCCGCGCCGCGCTTGAGATACTGGGCCATCGTCATCCTCCTCTTCGAGCGGCAGGCACGCGCCCGTCCCGACTCGTTGACGACGATGCATACATAATCATAGAAATTTTCCAACCCGGGATTTTTGAAAATATGAAAAGCCAATTTCTGTGGATTTTATGAATGAATGCATATTCAATTTGCCTTGCAAGCCTTTCACCCGCTACCACCCTGCCATGGCTCGCGATCCCAACCCCTCCGCCCCTGCTGTCTCCGTCCATGACGTGGCGCGCGCGGCGGGCGTCTCGCAATCGGCGGTGTCGCGCGCCTTCACGCCGGGCTCCAGCCTGTCGCCCGACAAGCGTGACCGCATCATCGCCATTGCCGCGCAGATGGGATACCGGCCCAATCCGCTGGCCCGCTCGCTGCTGCGCGGCAAATCGAACATCATCGGCGTGGGCGTGGGCGATCTGGCCAACCCCTTTTTCGTGCAAACGCTGCAATTGCTGTCCGAAGCGCTGGAAACCGCCAATCTGCGCCTGATGCTGTTCCCCGCGCATCGTTCAGAGGACGGGGGTTCCTCGGGCGCCGAACCCTCCATTCAGGAGGTGCTGCATTACCGCATCGATGCGCTGGTGCTGTTGTCGGTCAGCCTGTCCTCGAAGCTGGCCGAGGAATGCCGCCGCGCTCAGGTGCCGATCATCCTCTACAACCGCACCACAGGCCAGCACGACGCCTCCTGCGTGGTGGGGGACAACACCACAGGCGCGCGCACCATCGCCGCCCATCTGCTGGGCGGGGGGCATCAGCGCCTCGCTTTCCTGGCCGGAACGCCGGAAAGTTCCACCAATGCCCAGCGTGAGGCGGGCTTCAACGCCTATCTCGCGGAGCAAGGCCACGCCGCCCCGCTGCGCGAGGAAGGCCATTTCTCCTTCGATGCCTCCATGGCCGCGACACGCCGCCTGCTGGTCCGCGCGGACCGCCCCGATGCCATCTTCTGCGCCAATGACACGATGGCTCTGGCCGCGCTGACCGTCGCCCGCCATGAGTTCGGGCTGGATGTGGGGCGCGAGATCTCCATCGCGGGCTATGACGATGTGCCGATGGCCAGCTGGCCCTCTTTTGCGCTGACCAGCTATTCCCAGCCCGCACGGCCCATGGTGGATGAGACCGTGCGGCTGATCCACGCCCTGCGCGCCCATGGCGAAAGTCATGAAGAGGTGACATGCCCCGGCACGCTGATG
The Novosphingobium terrae DNA segment above includes these coding regions:
- a CDS encoding TetR/AcrR family transcriptional regulator; the protein is MMSEKLSHKERTRARILDESAKAMREHGFDGIGVAALMKRAGLTHGGFYAHFESRDDLVAHTIDRLFEDNRTSLVRHLEQPDLKAGLAAYIDDYLSEERINWRARGCALTSLMSEVIRLPPAARTAFAAGIERFRNRLRDVLVALGHERAEEEATSALSEMVGAATAARAFGEGEIASAFLQTSRQQIKQRLGLSGSGA
- a CDS encoding efflux transporter outer membrane subunit, which codes for MTRLIAALLATNLLTGCTVGPDYRKPDVALTAAYHTQTAIAPAEAQWWKRFNDPVLDGLVDQALAQNMDIAAAAARINQARGLAKAAGAALLPTVGVGASAERDHTSLQTPFGAASRELGFPRDYSLYQAGAQASWEIDLFGGLRRGREAARADLASTLANADAVRLSIAAETVDAYLQLRGLQARLAVAQGQLQTEKQLVDLIRQQSDQGVASDLSLNRTLGEQQGIEASIPPLQAAITGQINRLAVLGGQQAGTGADALANAVAIPLAPDPGGSIVPAELMRRRPDLVAAERQVAAANARIGVAMAEYYPHISLDGLLGVATVGGASMFTGNALQASGGGALRWRLFDFGKVDAQVAQARGRETEALALYRGAVLHATEDVENALTRLAQGRAEIALREQQLASLTKARDQARQAYGAGVVSLIDVLDADRALLAASDRLAMARADTARASVAAIRALGGGWEKRT
- a CDS encoding SDR family NAD(P)-dependent oxidoreductase; the encoded protein is MEALPQTPAFRLDGQRALVTGAGRGIGLAAAAALAQAGAQVTLAARTAREIEEGAAAINAAGGQAQAAVLDVSDLAAVEAFFAGRPAFHTLVNNAGTNRPMPLWEVSEGDYDTVLDLNVKSAFFVAQGAVKAMIAEGIKGSLIHMGSQMGHVGGPKRSLYCASKWAIEGMNKAFALDLAPHGIRSNTIAPTFIETPMTRPYFEDEAFRASVLAKIKLGRIGTVEDLMGPVVFLASEASALITGTSLIVDGGWTAD
- the hisD gene encoding histidinol dehydrogenase; amino-acid sequence: MAQYLKRGAAAEVKAEADRKVRDIVEAALADIEKRGDAALRDMSIKFDGWDREDYRLSQAEIDAAVESLTPQERKDIEFAQTQVRNFAQIQRDSIKDVEVETLPGVVLGHKNLPVNAAGCYVPGGKYPLLASAHMSVITAKVAGVKRVITCAPPFQGKPARAIVAAQALAGADAIYALGGIQAIGAMAIGTETIDPVDILVGPGNAFVAEAKRQLFGRVGIDLFAGPTETLIIADEIGCDPEMAATDILGQVEHGPDSPGVLLTNSEAFARATMKEIDRLLEILPTADHARKAWETYGEVIVAESYEEMVRVADEIASEHVQVMTQDPDYFLKNMTNYGALFLGNRTNVSFGDKVIGTNHTLPTKKAARYTGGLWVGKFLKTCTYQRVTTDEASALIGEYCSRLCGLEGFAGHGEQANIRVRRFGHRDVPYAGQVEPSELTAV
- a CDS encoding LacI family DNA-binding transcriptional regulator; translation: MPCKPFTRYHPAMARDPNPSAPAVSVHDVARAAGVSQSAVSRAFTPGSSLSPDKRDRIIAIAAQMGYRPNPLARSLLRGKSNIIGVGVGDLANPFFVQTLQLLSEALETANLRLMLFPAHRSEDGGSSGAEPSIQEVLHYRIDALVLLSVSLSSKLAEECRRAQVPIILYNRTTGQHDASCVVGDNTTGARTIAAHLLGGGHQRLAFLAGTPESSTNAQREAGFNAYLAEQGHAAPLREEGHFSFDASMAATRRLLVRADRPDAIFCANDTMALAALTVARHEFGLDVGREISIAGYDDVPMASWPSFALTSYSQPARPMVDETVRLIHALRAHGESHEEVTCPGTLMVRGSTRPVDMARFKGS